A single region of the bacterium genome encodes:
- a CDS encoding alpha/beta fold hydrolase: MRGRLETFAFLPVAGEKLFTVTHRPEQRRGRSGVLMLHAFAEEKLWTQRASTQLARALAAAGLPVLRLDHRGHGDSDREQQAMTLPTLREDAAAAAAAFRAAEGVEELHLFGFRLGATLALDQASVLGAASLALVGPAAEGGDFLMKALRSSLTTQLGIYGEVRQDREALLAQMRETGLINLDGYQLSAQLWDELATLKAEAASFAGPGLVLALTRREDAPADAEARAVFARLEAHPASRLATLVYPQLWGEQKRFAAGDAALFDPLVAWFGGGWRGEGAA; this comes from the coding sequence GTGAGAGGGCGTTTGGAGACCTTTGCTTTCCTCCCCGTCGCCGGGGAAAAGCTCTTCACGGTTACCCATCGGCCCGAGCAGCGCCGAGGACGCAGCGGCGTCCTCATGCTGCACGCCTTCGCCGAGGAGAAGCTGTGGACGCAGCGCGCGAGCACGCAGCTCGCGCGCGCGCTCGCCGCGGCCGGCCTGCCCGTGCTGCGCCTGGACCACCGCGGGCACGGCGACAGCGACCGCGAGCAGCAGGCGATGACGCTCCCCACGCTGCGCGAGGATGCGGCCGCCGCGGCCGCCGCCTTCCGCGCCGCCGAGGGCGTCGAGGAGCTGCACCTCTTCGGCTTTCGCCTCGGCGCCACGCTGGCCCTCGATCAGGCGAGCGTGCTCGGCGCCGCCTCGCTGGCCCTCGTCGGCCCCGCGGCCGAGGGCGGCGACTTCCTGATGAAGGCCCTGCGCAGCAGCCTGACCACGCAGCTCGGCATCTACGGCGAGGTGCGCCAGGATCGCGAGGCCCTGCTCGCCCAAATGCGCGAGACGGGCCTGATCAACCTGGACGGCTACCAGCTCTCCGCGCAGCTCTGGGACGAGCTGGCGACGCTCAAGGCCGAGGCCGCGAGCTTCGCCGGCCCCGGCCTCGTGCTCGCGCTCACGCGGCGCGAGGACGCGCCCGCCGACGCCGAGGCGCGCGCCGTCTTCGCGCGACTCGAGGCGCATCCGGCCTCGCGCCTGGCGACGCTGGTCTACCCGCAGCTCTGGGGCGAGCAGAAGCGCTTCGCCGCCGGCGACGCCGCGCTCTTCGATCCGCTGGTCGCCTGGTTCGGCGGCGGCTGGCGGGGGGAGGGCGCGGCGTGA